The Penaeus vannamei isolate JL-2024 chromosome 16, ASM4276789v1, whole genome shotgun sequence genome includes a window with the following:
- the LOC113827130 gene encoding WW domain-binding protein 4: MSEYWKSNPRKFCDFCKCWIADNKPSVEFHERGKRHKENVQIRLAEMGKKGREDFEAKQNEADFLKSMEEAALKAYKNDIEQNPDMTGTKISEIATASNAEIVIKNKKTESKSSDKKESSLIKNWYEAKSPEGYTYYWHIGTGESKWEAPEEGYLSIEEQEKLSTKTGKGSENTTSASASLPCGPVQKAEAFSSWKRVEKEPAKQIDYQLPELPENEYYGPELSFKQQESTFKEKTVTLSAKDRSSGENVGFKKRRAADDMKKNMRRRTDDL; the protein is encoded by the exons AT GTCTGAGTACTGGAAGTCAAACCCAAGGAAGTTTTGTGACTTCTGTAAATGCTGGATAGCAGACAACAAACCTAGTGTCGAATTCCACGAGAGAGGAAAGCGGCACAAAGAAAATGTGCAAATACGCCTGGCCGAGATGGGGAAAAAGGGACGGGAAGACTTTGAGGCCAAGCAAAATGAAGCTGATTTTCTCAAATCAATGGAAGAG GCAGCATTGAAGGCATACAAAAACGACATTGAGCAGAATCCCGACATGACTGGAACCAAAATAAGTGAAATTGCCACAGCTAGTAATGCAGAAATTGTCATcaagaataaaaagacagaatCAAAAAGCAGTGATAAAAAAGAATCATCTCTAATCAAGAACTGGTATGAAGCAAAGTCACCAGAAGGTTACACTTATTACTGGCACATTGGAACAGGAG AATCAAAATGGGAGGCTCCAGAAGAAGGTTACTTATCCATAGAAGAACAGGAAAAATTGAGCACCAAGACTGGCAAGGGATCAGAGAACACTACTTCAGCTTCCGCCTCTCTTCCTTGTGGTCCAGTTCAGAAAGCAGAAGCCTTTAGCTCGTGGAAAAGAGTTGAAAA GGAACCAGCTAAGCAGATTGATTACCAGTTACCAGAGCTACCTGAAAATGAATACTATGGTCCAGAGCTTTCCTTCAAGCAACAGGAATCAACCTTTAAGGAGAAGACCGTGACTCTCTCAGCAAAAGACAGAAGCAGTGGGGAAAACGTAGGATTCAAGAAGAGGAGAGCAGCTGACGACATGAAAAAGAATATGAGACGGAGAACAGATGATTTATAG
- the RpL29 gene encoding large ribosomal subunit protein eL29, with translation MAKSKNHTNHNQNRKAHRNPIRKPKVLIHASMGGVDPKFLKNLKYARKHNLTPKEQMERYKERQAQKAGNKE, from the exons ATGGCCAAGTCAAAGAATCATACCAATCATAACCAGAACCGCAAGGCTCACCG TAATCCCATCCGCAAGCCAAAGGTGCTGATTCATGCATCTATGGGAGGA GTGGACCCCAAGTTCCTTAAGAACCTCAAGTATGCCCGCAAGCACAACCTTACCCCCAAGGAGCAGATGGAGAGATACAAGGAGAGACAAGCACAGAAGGCTGGTAACAAGGAATAA